TATAAAGAATGGTTGTATGGAAGCATAAACTTGTTCTGCTTAAGACCTGGTGGGCATAATTAGGAGGGGAAGTTTTAGAGGAAAGTTGAAGGGCCTTATTTTATCtgtagaaaaggaaagatttatgATGTCCAAAAACTTAAGACAATTGTtgaattatctaaaaataaaaatgacttcatGGGAGGTAGCAAGTTCAAATGAAAACTGGGTGATTCTCATTCCTTGTAATACAAGCAGATTCTGATTCAGaaattagactaaatgacctctaagactTATACTTTCCACCTCTTGGATTCTGAGCTTCTGCTCTTCCCAAGGAAGCCATCCTGAATCAAAGGACAGGTCAGAGGAAGCTGTGGGCAGAGAGAGGGGAAGCATATCAGAGTTTGAGCCTTGAGCTCTTTGTTTTCTTGCAGAACCAATCCAGTTGCTCTGGTTCTCTGTAGCCTTCCCTCTCAATGCACTTTAAAATACTTCTTCCATACCAGTCACAGGGCCATGGCTGGGGTATTCCTCTGGGAATGAAGCCAGGTGAAAGAGTGAATAGATGGAGTAGACAGGCACTAAGCCTTAGAGCTCCTTGACAGACAGCATTGCTCTTTACATAGCCATCCCATTCCTACAGGATCCAGGAACATATAGCTGACATGGGAGGTGACTCCAGCCACATTTAGAAGGATAATTTGTAGAAGGAAGTATAGCCCCTACAGGAGTTCTGATACTTCCCACATCCATCCCCAAATATTTCTGAGCCCTTCCCAACACTTTAAAGACTTTCTTAAATTCTAGATCTAAACCCAGATCCCAAGCTTCTCCCTTCCAGCGCCCTAGAGACGAGCACACAGTGTGTctgatttgttttcttcctccctacAGAAGGGGCCATGAGGGCAAGTGACACTGTCTCAGAAGCCAGCCCAGGCTCCACAGCCAGCCAATCTGGAGTGCCAACACAGGTGGTCCAACAGGTCCAGGCCACACCACAGGTATGGGGCTCCTATGATAAGGGAATTGAGTAGCTGGTTATCAGCACAACAGGTTCTTGGGGCCAAGAGAGGCCATCTCCAGCTAGTGGAGACTTGAGTCTTCCCCATCTTGAAGATGAGTATAGACTGATGCTCTGTGCCTCTCACTGCTACCTCCTCCTCCCTGCCCTTTAGCTCTGCCCCTTACCATCTGCCAGAGCCATCTGTTTGCCTTTTCTTATCAAGATGCTTTGCTCCATTCTGTTCAATTCCCTTTCCATCCTCCCCTTCCCTTATCCCAGTTTGGAGGTCACGGCCAGTCCCTCTTCATCTAACTGGGCTTTGTTCCAACAGCGATTGCTAGTCCAGGCTAGTGTGCAGACCAAGCCTGGTGCCGTGTCCCCTCTGCAGCTTACCAGCATCCAAGTGCCCCAGCAGGTAAGACCAACCTGCCCACACGATAAAGAGAAGGCAGTATCTTCTTTTCTGAGGCTTCATGAGTCCTGTCAACCCTAATCATTAAAACCAAAGCTTCCTCAAGGGGGACTGTGTCAGCTCCTTTACTAACTTAGCCCCCTGTAGCCTGCTCACAGTTCCAGTCCATTTCTAATCAAGGAAGTTAGAGCTGCTGAAGTCTTGGCTATCCTTCTGGTCAGGTATCTTCATGTGGAAGAGCTAATGTTACCGCATCAGCTGTTCCTGGGAGTCAATATCCCTTTATTTTCTGTTCCCAAGTTACTGTCTAAgtcttaaaatcttaaaagatcATGCTGCCTATGACATGAAAGGAGAAATGGCATgaggaagagacctcagagatgtACTACAGGCTAGTGGAAAGAGGTACAAGTTAGGAGTCAGGTGCCCAGACCTTTAATCCCCCTTCACTGCTTACCCCCCTTGTGACCTCTATTAGGTACTTTCTCATAGTCTTGGTTACTTTATCTGCAAATGAGATGATTGGACTAGATGTTCCTTAAGGCTCTAAAAAGCCCTCTGAAGGTTAAGGGAAATCCAGCTGGCTTCCCATTCTATTTCACTGCCTCTCAAATAGAAGAGCTTAGGATTCTTATAACTCTTGGATTTAGAGGCCAAGGGCTCCTCATTGCACATCTGCAGAAAAGAAATTAGTTCTTCTACCCATGGAATTAAAGCAAATAGAGTAGGAgtaagggagaaggaggggacgCTTCCCCTAGCTTCAGGAACTAGGGAAAGAACGCAGATTCCTGTTCTTGCCTCAGTTGTCTCCTTTAGACCTCCATTATAGAGAAACCTTTAGAGTTTCCTGCTCCAATAgcctttggctggaaaatatAGATTATTGGAGTAAATCCATACCTCCCACCTAACACAGTGAGCTACTAAAAGTGAATCCCAGTGCCAAGAAGCATTTCTGGCTGCCTGGCAAGCATACTAGAAATAGACTCTAAAAAGCATGAACCCCAGTAGGGTTGGGatcctagctctgccatttacCAGCTTAGTGACCTTAGTCTAGTCCTTTCCTCACCAGGCCTGGTGAGGAAAAGACTGGTTTCTCATCTGCACAATTATGGAGTTGGATTAAATAGTGTCAAGATCCCTCTAACTCTAATGGATTTTTGACTCTTAAAGGCCAGCCCCTAGGGGTCTCTGGGATTGGGTCATTCTCTCAACACTAGCTTTCTCCTAATCACAAACATTCCCCACACAGCGGTTGGTGGTGCAGAGCACAGCTCAGGCCAGCAAAGGGGGCCCAGCCTCGTTAGCTGTCCATAATGTCCAACAAGTGCACTCTCCCCCAGAGGTAAGTGATAGTTCCCAGCCTAGTGggctttccctccctcccacccatttctttctttttctctctttaaactgTTTCTCTGCCCTTCTCCCTTATCTTGCCTCTAGCTCTCAAATCCTGGCTTCTGTAGGTGACATTTAATGAGGTCAGGGTGGCCTCTAGCCAAGGTTAGCAGCAAAAGATTTTTGTCAGGGAACAGAGAACATCCTAACCCAGACTGAGCTTCAGCAGAGTCTGGGCTTTCAAGCACAGGGAATAGAGAACACAGCAGCTTATAAGGCTGGATATTGCAATCTCCTCCTTCCTGGGTTACTGGGTGTGACAGCTCACTTCCAATCTGTTCTCCGAACCCCTCTGTGGATGCCTTCACCTCAGAGATGAAAGCAAGTTTTCATGCCTTCCTCACTCCAAGATCTTTACAGATTCTCCAGGCTTGAAGTGGGAGGCAGTGAGATATGAAGGTTTATAAGTTAAGACACTAAGAGCAAGGGCCAACTCCACAATAGGGAGCATCATTCCACAGCCTAGGGATGGATGCCTGTCATTTAGCCCAATTCCTCCCTCCCTACTGGATCCCTCTCAGGCCAGTGCCCATAAAAGAACCAAGCAGTATTCATTAGCTCCCTGGAGTATAAGCTGCAAAGTCAGGGAGACTTTCCTCTTTTTGGCTATCTTATTAATTATCCCTCCAATTATATCCTTTCAATCCATCCTAGCATTTCAATACCAAGCCAGGGGGGTAGTGCATGATTTCGGATCAGGCTTTAGCCAGGACATGTTTTTACAGGGGATTCCCAGCCAGTGTGGGTACTTTGGGCTCATTTGCAAACTTTATTTGCACGAGAAAGACATTCTTTTCCCATAGTAATATGCCTAATTTCTCCCTAAGCTCTTTAGCTGATACAGAGTGGGAATGGATCCCAGAAAAAAGCTTACCCTGATGTGTGCCTGAGCCTATCCTCCCcccctgtctttctcttcctctgtgtatctctctctgtctctctctgtctttctgtctgtctctctctctctctgtctatctcttcaTTCTCTCAACAGCGTTCACCAGGACAGGGGAACAGCTCCACCAGCAAAGCTGGCTCCGTGCAGCAGCTCCAGGTGCACAGTGTCCAGGCCGTCCCTGTCACACAAGAGGTATCTGACAGGGGAGGTGCTCAGGAAGAGCTGTGTCTTGAAACAGTCTGGGATGTGTAACCACTTTAGGGTCCAAGTATTACTGACCCTGTACAGTACTTGGCCCCCCATGGAGCAGACCCCAAATTGCAAATCCTCCCTCTGcctacttccagagagactttGGACAAGTTCTGGTCTCTGTGGGCCTCAGGTCCTCATCTAGAGCTGACTTGTCAGATTCAGTGATACCCAAAGCCACACAAAGTTAGGATCGAAGAACCCCAGAAAACTGAGGTCTTAGAATGACTGCCTCAAGAATAAGATTGGAGATCCCAACTCCCATCCCTCATGAATGCTTTTTACCACTTCTCATTGCCCCTCAACAGCTGATGCTACTTATTTTATCACAAGATACTGTGATCTGTCCTGGGAATAGTCTGCAGTAAATGAGCAAGCATTGGGATAGAAGGCAGACAGTTTTTGTGTCTCGTTCACTGAGGAAGTGGATAGTTTATTTTTATGGCTTGGCTGGGAATACACATGTCGGCCTGGTCTGCCAGGGAGGAACCGATTACTATCTATCTGCATTTCCTTTTTGGCGAAGAATCCGAGAGAGACAGTGGGGAAGGATATATGGATCAGTCCATTGCTCAGACTCCAGACTTTGTAGCCCCCTTTAAGAACAAAAGGCCCAGATTCTGGACCTCCTCCGCGTGCTTGAGGACTAGCCCAGGTAGCTGCTCTCAGCCTACTCGAAGTGATAGGGCCGTTAGGAGGGTGTGGCTACTCCTTCCAATGATTTGGGGTGCTGTGTGTCCCCTCAGAGATCCGTCGTGCAGACCACTCCACAGACACCAAAATCTGGCCCAGTGCAGCAGCTGACAGTTCAAGGGTTGCAGCAGGTCCACGTCGCTCAAGAGGTCTGTGCTCTCTGGGGCCCTGGCCCTTCCCCTGCCCTCCTCCCACTTCCTGCCCCACGAGTGATGGATCGGTAGTTTTCTAGACACTAAGAGAAGCGCTAAGAATCAGTGGGCTCTCCGTGAGGGGGCTGAGCGGGTGGCCTCTCAAGGCCCCTGCAGTTCTAAATATCTCGATTCCCACCTTTCAGAAGACAGGCCTCTTAGAATATATCGCCCCAAAGGTAGGGCCAGGGATCAAACTGACTTGCCCACTTCCCTGCCAAAGCCACTGAAAGCTACGGTGCCATGTGCTTCCTCGGCCCGTGAGACCTTGGTAGGGCACAGCCCGGGGCGTGGAGGGGCACCTGCTGAACTTCCGCCCGGCCCCAGAGCAGCCATTCCCCGCCCCAGCCGCGCCCTGCAGGGGCGAGCCGAccctcctccacccccccccTCCGGCTTTCTTGGGGCCCCTGAGGCCCCGTGGGAGGGTGccgccccccgcccccgcccctccCGGCCAGCCCCCTCGCCGGGGCCGCGGGTGATGGGCCAGTGTCTCTGTTTGTCCTCCAGTGCTCAGGCAGTCAGTTCCCCGCTAGGAAGGGAGAGCAGCAGGAGCCAGCAACAGAGCCGCCTGTGGTGCGGGCCGAGCCGGGCGAGCGGGCTGGAGAGACGCCCCTGCTGTTAGAGTGCACTAGCGAGACCCCGCAGTTAGGCAGCGGCAGCCCGGAGCCCCGGCTCCATTACCTgcccgcggcggcggcggcggcggcggcggcggcagcggccgAGCCGGGCTCTGAGCAGTGGGTGGAGCTGGTGCGCGTGCTCCCCCAGCAGCTGCTCCTGCCCCAGCAGAAAGTGGTGATCGAGCCCCTCCCGGGGCTCTCCTCCCGAGCCAGCCCCGACCAGAGAGTCAGGATCCAGAGAGTCCCCCAGGTGCTAGTGTTCGGCACTGCAGCCACAGCCCTGAAAgtaggtggggagaagggggcggggcggggctgACTTCTCCTGCCCAGAGCCTGCCCCGGTGCCCCCCAACCTCCCCCTCGATCTAGCCAGGCCCCGACACTGGTCCTGGGACCCGCGCCCCTCCCGGTCTCCCCACGGCTCCTGGCCCCGCCCTCCCGCTCCTAGGCTCCGCCTTTTTCAAATACCAGTCCGGCCCGAGTTTCTTAGGCCTCCCCACTTAGCACAATCCATGCTCGCCCCACACCTCTCATTCAGTCCCCGTTGTAGGCCAGGGGATTTCTGGCCACTGGCAAGAGCTTATTCCGAGGAAGAGCAGCAGGCTTCCAGACCTTGAACAACAGTTCTTCTTAGGCAGGCAGCCAGGCCCCTTGTGGGGGTGCCCCCTGCTCACAGGGAAGCCTCGGGGCTCTCTGTTGGCCAAGAGCCAGAGGGTTGTAGGTGGTGAGAGCTCTTCCAAGAAGAGACCCGGCCTTCCCAGCCGGGAGAAACCCTGGCCTGGACCGGTCTGCAGCCCCAGGGGTCCCTGCCCTGTTCTAGGCTCTTCGGTGCAGCCTGGGCGCCTTGCTTCCAGCTCAGATGCTGCACACTGCCCGACCCTGCTGGGGAGGCCACTGGCCCTCCCCATAACCCTTGGTCTCTTGCCCCAGGTGCAACAGCTCCAGCAGGTGCCCGTGCAGCATGTGTACCCCAGCCAGGTTCAGTATGTGGAGGGCGGTGATGCCAGCTACACAGCCAGCACCATGTGAGTACCTCAGTGAACGGACCCCGTAGCCTGCGTCCCGGCTCCCCCGAAGCCCAGGTGTAGACGGGCACAGCCATCACAGGCCCTGCCCTTCAGAAGCTGGCTCACCTCCAGCCATCAGAGATGTGAAAATTGCCCGGCACAAAGTGGGGAGATGCGTAGTGATTGGTTACATGGGAGGAGATTGGGGCGGGGGGAGAGGGTGCTGAGACCTGGTGAACCTGCTACTTGTTAGGGGACCCATTAGGAACCCGCCATTGTTAGGAGAGACCCAGCTGCCCAGCTCCAAAGGAGCGGGACAGGATCATTCAGAAGTACTGGGCAATAGAGCTGGAGTCAAGCTCTTGGGAGTCttggatgccttttttttttttttttttttttttttaaactgcgaGCAGTAGAGAGCTCCAGGTTCTTTGTTAGCTGAAAAGGAATGGGATCAGAGCTgggctttaggaagattaattgtGGCAAGATGGAGAAAGTCTTTAAGTTGAAAGGTTTCCATCACGGAGGCTATGGCAGTAATCCAGGTGGGAAATGTAGGGCTGTGGaaatagagagaagggaagaaatacagagaggccttggcaattgattggatctgtgggaagtggagagaaaaagtttggaagatCCATCCTGAGCCTAGAGTGACATGGATGACGAGCCAGTGACagaagcagaaaagttgtaaggAATCTTCTCTCGGTTTCTCTTTGTTGGCTAAGGTGAAAGAATAATATTCAGCTCAGGCCCCGCTTGAATCAAAACAACGGAGTATTTTTGCTGAGAGAACTCCCTAAAAGCCTATTGAGAGGCGGCAGAAAGTGGCCCTAGCTCAAGGGACAGGTTGACCAGTGCACTCATGGCATGTGACCATCTGGGCTTCTCCCTGATTTATTCTGGGATTTCCATAAGCTCTGCCACAGAGATGGCCACCCAGCCCTTCTTTTTGCCTGCTTTCTTTACAGTCGCTCAGGTACCTACCCCTACACAGAGACACCACTATACACCCAGAATGCGGGCACCAGCTACTATGAGTCCCAGGGCACAACTGCGCAGGTCAGCACACCTGCCACCTCACAGGCTGTGGCGAGTAGTGGCTCAGTGCCCATGTATGTGTCGGGTGGCCAGATCGTCACCAACTCTAGTGGCGCAAGCAGCGGAGGGGGCGGCGGGGGCGGCGGGGGCGGCGCCGGCACCTACGTGATCCAGGGCGGCTACATGTTGGGCAGCTCCAGCCAGTCGTACTCTCATACCACCCGTGCCTCACCAGCCACTGTAAGTGCCCCTGTGCCCCCTCCTAGAAAGAGAAGGGATGGGGAAGCTCACTTGGGGCAGAGGCAGGGATAGAGCCTTGGGGATGCAACGCAGCTGACTCCTGCCTTCTAGTGACTACTTTGGGAAATGACCGTCCAGGTGAGGGGTATACGCCAAAAGGAtcagaaagggaggggaaagccCGAGCTCGGGGCATTTCATACTACCTGCCTCCTAAGAATACGCAGAGGGAATGGGGGACCAAGAAGCCCTAACCTTTGACACTGCCCCAGGTGGGCCCTAGGTCTACCCTAGTTGCCTCTTTTCCATACAAGGGTAATGAGTGAGGGTCTTACCTAGGTGGGGGCTGGCCCCTGGGTTggctccctttcccccttccccccgcTTTTCTCCCCCCAGGTCCAGTGGCTGCTGGATAACTATGAGACGGCAGAGGGTGTGAGCCTCCCCCGCAGCACCCTCTATTGCCACTACCTCCTGCACTGCCAGGAGCAGAAGCTAGAGCCCGTCAATGCAGCCTCTTTTGGCAAGCTCATCCGCTCCGTTTTCATGGGCCTCCGCACTCGCCGGCTTGGCACCAGGTATGCCCACCTAGTGTCCAGAGCCAGACCTCAGGCATGCTCGCAGGACTGAGCCCTCAGTCCCCATGGAATGGCCCTGCCCCCTCCCTTCTTGTAACTACTCACAAATTGTTAAAAGAACAAAGTCTCAGTTTTATAAATCAAGTgaatttcctctcctcttcctcaggTGGTGAGTCCCTTTTTGGTGACATTCTCAGTCACCCTCCCAGAGATTGATTTTGGGCAGCTTCCCCTTAGTGATAACCTCTTGTTAGGCATCCCTAGCTTAGAGCTGGCTctcacttttccctcttttcttgcCCGCTCTTTTTTCCAGGGGGAACTCCAAATACCATTACTATGGCCTGCGTATTAAAGCCAACTCTCCATTGCTCCGCCTGATGGAAGACCAGCAACATATGGCCATGCGCGGCCAGCCCTTCTCCCAGAAGCAGAGGTAGGGCTGCTTCCAAGTCCAGCTGGGGGTTTCCCCAGGGCTTCCCTCCCCCTGGATTCTCTGCTTACTTTCCCTACCTTCCCAGGCTTAAACCAATTCAGAAGATGGAGGGCATGACCAATGGTGTGGCCGTAGGACAGCAGCAGGCAGCAGGCCTGTCTGACATCAGTGCCCAAGTCCAGCAGTACCAGCAGTTCTTGGGTAAGGACCCATCTTCGTGCCCAGGAGCACTGCCACCCAACCCACACTGTGAATTCCCCCCCCAGGGAATCCCCTGACCCATAGGACTCCCGAGCCTAGTCCTGGCTTTGCTTTGCCCTGGTCAGCACAATGTTGGGCAGCTCACAGAATCTCcctaggcttcagtttccccatctctaaagtGAAAAATTGGccctagatgatttctgagatctCTCTTATGACTATCCTGCTCTTCTGATCTGTCCCCGGTCCTTCCTGCCCCACAGATGCCTCAAGGAGCCTGCCAGAATTCACCGAGCTTGACTTACAGGGCAAGGTGCTACCTGAGGGGGTTGGACCTGAAGACATCAAGGCCTTCCAAGTCCTGTACCGGGAGCACTGTGAGGTATGGGGCCAAGCCCAGATCGGGGCCCAGAGCATTGCAGCCAGGAGCTTTGAGGGTAGGGCTGTGCTCCTCTGCCATCCCTCGCCCGAGGGCTCCTTGAGGGACATTCCTGCCCTTGtcactctctctcccctccttgcCAGGCCATTGTGGACGTCATGATCAACCTGCAGTTTACCCTTGTGGAGACCCTGTGGAAGACCTTCTGGAGGTACAACCTCAATCAGCCCAGTGAGGCTACTCCCCTGGCTGTGTGAGTATGGCAGGGAGCCCTTTAAGGGCCCCCTTCTTGTCTCTGCCCATGTGTACATGTGCCTGTGCCTCCGTGTCTGTTTTGTCCTTGATGCTATGTCCGCGTGTGTGTCTCCATACAGCCACGATGAAGCAGAGAAGCGGCTGCCCAAGAGCAGCCTGGTGCTCCTCTCCAAGTATGAGCCTGTGCTCAAGTGGACCAAGGACTGTGACAACTTGCTGTACCAGGGCCTGGTAGAGATTCTTATCCCTGATGTGCTGCGGCCCATCCCCAGTGAGTATGGGGTGGTTGGGGGCAGCCAGCCGAGGCGGGGGTGAGTGCTCTGCTCTGTTCTCCAACCCTGTTGCTTGTCCTCCCCAGGTGCCTTGACACAAGCAATCCGGAATTTTGCCAAGAGCCTAGAGAGCTGGCTCACCAATGCCATGATGAACATCCCTGAAGAGATGGTTCGGGTGAAGGTGAGGGGGAGGGAGCTTCCCAATCATTCCTGTCTCCAAACACCAAAGCCTTTGTGCAATTAAGGTAGGGTTTAGAATTAGAGGGTatcttggagatcatctaattcaacctctttattttacaaaagagagaaCTGAGTCTTCAgcaaaggtcacacagatagcaaataGAAttgtaatttgaactcaggtccactaATTCCCAGACTAATGTTCTTCCAACTGTAGAGAGCTACAAACACCAGACTCAGGAAATTTAGACTTGATCCTAGAAAAAATTGGAAGCTTAGTCTTGTCAGAACTGGGCTATAGGGAAGTTATTGGGAGCcatgaaggaaaaatgagaggAGGTAGCTGGTCAGGTTATTGCAATGGTCTAAGGtgcagggaaggggaagaggaatatAGTCCATTGAGATTTGTATGGAACCAGAGACTTGGATCCAGACCCACACTTGCTATAATCCCAGCAACTCTGTGATCCTTCTTTCCTTCGGTAAgcttctgtttttgttgtttggtcacggggttttcttggctggagtagttggtcatttccttctccaactcattttacatatgaggaaactgaggcaaacagagttaagtgactagccaGGGCTCACAGCTaccaagtgtctgaagccagatttgagatCAGCTAGaccagttttcctgattccaggcccagcactctatccactgtgccatccccTCACCCGGCTTCAGTTTACTGTgctataaaatgagtgggtttCACCAGTCAGTCTCAATGCCTCCAGATAATTTAGCACTAAATCCTATACCCCCCTGAAATCACCTCACTCTGGTCCACAGTTCTCACTTCTAAAAGAAAGCTGATCTATATGGTCTTGAAGGTCCTCTGCAGCTCTGCTATTGGGCTGTTGTAGAGACTGGCTACAGGTGGGGAGGGGGATCATGGAAACAAGGGCATGAAAGGGCTCTGCCCACAGGTGGCCGCAGCCAGCGCTTTTGCCCAAACACTTCGGCGCTACACCTCCCTCAATCACTTGGCCCAGGCGGCCCGGGCTGTGCTTCAGAACACGGCCCAAATCAACCAGATGCTCAGCGACCTCAATCGTGTTGACTTTGCTAATGTACAGGTACCAGCGGTGCCTAAGGAGAGCTGGGGCTCTCTGGGAGGGGAGGGTCCTGGGCATCTTGGTCCTGACCATCCTGCCTCCTGCCTCCAATTCCAGGGTTTCTGGGGATGGTGGGACGTGGTGTGGGGAGGAAACCCCTGGTGGGTT
This sequence is a window from Sminthopsis crassicaudata isolate SCR6 chromosome 1, ASM4859323v1, whole genome shotgun sequence. Protein-coding genes within it:
- the RFX1 gene encoding MHC class II regulatory factor RFX1 isoform X1, encoding MATQAYVTELQAAPQPPQPQQAPPQSQPQPPPPPPPPAAPQPPPPPPPPPPPPAASTSQPQYVSELQSPQPQPASQKQYVTEIPAPPAQSQPSGQPAPAPAPQQFIVVTVSEGAMRASDTVSEASPGSTASQSGVPTQVVQQVQATPQRLLVQASVQTKPGAVSPLQLTSIQVPQQRLVVQSTAQASKGGPASLAVHNVQQVHSPPERSPGQGNSSTSKAGSVQQLQVHSVQAVPVTQERSVVQTTPQTPKSGPVQQLTVQGLQQVHVAQEVQQLQQVPVQHVYPSQVQYVEGGDASYTASTIRSGTYPYTETPLYTQNAGTSYYESQGTTAQVSTPATSQAVASSGSVPMYVSGGQIVTNSSGASSGGGGGGGGGGAGTYVIQGGYMLGSSSQSYSHTTRASPATVQWLLDNYETAEGVSLPRSTLYCHYLLHCQEQKLEPVNAASFGKLIRSVFMGLRTRRLGTRGNSKYHYYGLRIKANSPLLRLMEDQQHMAMRGQPFSQKQRLKPIQKMEGMTNGVAVGQQQAAGLSDISAQVQQYQQFLDASRSLPEFTELDLQGKVLPEGVGPEDIKAFQVLYREHCEAIVDVMINLQFTLVETLWKTFWRYNLNQPSEATPLAVHDEAEKRLPKSSLVLLSKYEPVLKWTKDCDNLLYQGLVEILIPDVLRPIPSALTQAIRNFAKSLESWLTNAMMNIPEEMVRVKVAAASAFAQTLRRYTSLNHLAQAARAVLQNTAQINQMLSDLNRVDFANVQEQASWVCRCEDRVVQRLEQDFKVTLQQQNSLEQWAGWLDGVVSQVLKPYQGSASFPKAAKLFLLKWSFYSSMVIRDLTLRSAASFGSFHLIRLLYDEYMYYLIEHRVAQAKGETPIAVMGEFANLASSLNPLDPDKDEEEEEEEESEDELPQEISLNSSESTALSSEPLEPPAKLARTDGRGIFVQALPSS
- the RFX1 gene encoding MHC class II regulatory factor RFX1 isoform X2, which gives rise to MATQAYVTELQAAPQPPQPQQAPPQSQPQPPPPPPPPAAPQPPPPPPPPPPPPAASTSQPQYVSELQSPQPQPASQKQYVTEIPAPPAQSQPSGQPAPAPAPQQFIVVTVSEGAMRASDTVSEASPGSTASQSGVPTQVVQQVQATPQRLLVQASVQTKPGAVSPLQLTSIQVPQQRLVVQSTAQASKGGPASLAVHNVQQVHSPPERSVVQTTPQTPKSGPVQQLTVQGLQQVHVAQEVQQLQQVPVQHVYPSQVQYVEGGDASYTASTIRSGTYPYTETPLYTQNAGTSYYESQGTTAQVSTPATSQAVASSGSVPMYVSGGQIVTNSSGASSGGGGGGGGGGAGTYVIQGGYMLGSSSQSYSHTTRASPATVQWLLDNYETAEGVSLPRSTLYCHYLLHCQEQKLEPVNAASFGKLIRSVFMGLRTRRLGTRGNSKYHYYGLRIKANSPLLRLMEDQQHMAMRGQPFSQKQRLKPIQKMEGMTNGVAVGQQQAAGLSDISAQVQQYQQFLDASRSLPEFTELDLQGKVLPEGVGPEDIKAFQVLYREHCEAIVDVMINLQFTLVETLWKTFWRYNLNQPSEATPLAVHDEAEKRLPKSSLVLLSKYEPVLKWTKDCDNLLYQGLVEILIPDVLRPIPSALTQAIRNFAKSLESWLTNAMMNIPEEMVRVKVAAASAFAQTLRRYTSLNHLAQAARAVLQNTAQINQMLSDLNRVDFANVQEQASWVCRCEDRVVQRLEQDFKVTLQQQNSLEQWAGWLDGVVSQVLKPYQGSASFPKAAKLFLLKWSFYSSMVIRDLTLRSAASFGSFHLIRLLYDEYMYYLIEHRVAQAKGETPIAVMGEFANLASSLNPLDPDKDEEEEEEEESEDELPQEISLNSSESTALSSEPLEPPAKLARTDGRGIFVQALPSS